In Chrysemys picta bellii isolate R12L10 chromosome 3, ASM1138683v2, whole genome shotgun sequence, a single genomic region encodes these proteins:
- the LOC135982215 gene encoding general transcription factor II-I repeat domain-containing protein 2A-like, with the protein MAKRKIDSENRGFQSRWENEYMFTEIAGKPVCLLCGSNIAVMKEYNLRRHYETKHENKFKNLSAGQKLQKVEELKKNLTSQQTFFTKAKSQSEAAVKASFIVAEEIAKSGRPFTEGEFVKNCMMKVCDVLCPDKTRAFANVSLSRNTVANRVCEMATDLKTQLIERAKDFVAYSLAVDETTDATDTAQLAIFIRGVDSNLCVTEEILDIKSMHGTTKGEDIFGNVFQSVTDMKLPWEKLVGLTTDGAPAMCGEKNGLVGRIRSKMREENCAGELTVYHCIIHQESLSAKVLKMDHVMNTVTQTVNFIRAHGLNHRQFQSFLREIDSEFGDMPYHTEVRWLSRGKVLKRHFELREEICQFMDSKGKDCTVLRDEKWKCELAFLADITSHLSALNLQLQGREHIITDMHDAVKAFQVKLRLWETQMHQCNLSHFPCCQVIRNQESATVFPNATFAEKLSALRTEFARRFSDFEAQKSNFELLHNPFAVDVETAPVEMQMELIELQCNGTLKAKYDTAGPAQFTRFIPEAMPQLRQHAARILSMFGSTYLCEQLFSVMKINKTSHRSRLTDEHLQSILRIFTTQNLTPNINELVAKKRLQVSGSD; encoded by the coding sequence atggccaagagaaaaattgattctgaaaaccgaggctttcaaagccggtgggagaatgagtatatgtttactgaaattgcaggtaaaccagtgtgtctcctttgcgggagtaatatcgctgtaatgaaggagtataacctaagacggcactacgagacgaaacatgagaacaaattcaaaaacctgagcgcaggacagaagctacaaaaggtagaggagttgaagaagaatttgacatcccagcagacgtttttcaccaaagcaaaatcacaaagtgaagctgctgtgaaagcaagtttcattgtggccgaagagatcgccaaatcaggacggccgtttaccgagggggaattcgtaaagaattgtatgatgaaagtgtgcgacgtcctttgtccagataaaacgcgagcgtttgcaaatgtaagcctcagcagaaacactgttgctaatcgggtttgtgagatggcgactgatttgaaaacacagttgattgaaagagcaaaagattttgttgcatactcccttgccgtggatgaaactactgacgcgactgacactgcacagctggcgatatttatccgtggtgtggattccaatttgtgcgtaacagaggaaatactggacattaaatcgatgcacgggacaacgaaaggagaagacatctttggaaatgtatttcaaagtgtaaccgacatgaaactgccgtgggaaaaactcgttggacttacaacagatggcgcacctgctatgtgtggtgaaaaaaatggactggtgggaaggatacgctcaaagatgcgggaggagaactgtgccggtgagttgacagtgtatcactgcatcatacaccaggaatcgctgagtgctaaagtcctaaaaatggatcatgtgatgaacactgtaacacaaaccgtcaactttatcagagcccacggtttaaatcaccgccaattccagtcttttctgcgggaaatagatagcgagtttggcgatatgccatatcatacggaggtccggtggctaagtcggggaaaagttctcaaaagacactttgagctgcgagaggaaatctgccagttcatggacagtaaggggaaagactgcacagttctgcgggatgaaaagtggaaatgtgagttggcgttcctggctgacataacgtcgcatcttagcgctttaaaccttcaactccagggacgggagcacataataaccgatatgcatgatgcagtgaaggcatttcaagtgaagctgcgcttatgggagacacaaatgcaccaatgcaacttgtctcactttccctgttgccaagtaatacggaaccaagaaagtgccacagttttcccaaatgccacctttgctgaaaaactcagcgcgctgcgcactgagttcgcacggcgcttcagtgactttgaggcacagaaaagtaacttcgagctgcttcacaacccatttgcagtcgatgtggaaaccgcacctgtagaaatgcagatggagctgatagaactgcaatgtaacgggacactgaaggcaaagtacgacactgcggggccagcacagttcactcgcttcattcctgaagcgatgccgcagctccgccaacatgcggctcgaatcctgtccatgtttggcagcacatatctgtgcgagcagctgttctctgtgatgaaaattaacaaaacgtcacacaggagtcgcctcactgatgaacacctgcaatcgatcctgagaatcttcacaacacagaacctaaccccaaacataaacgaacttgttgcaaagaaaagactccaagtatcaggctctgactaa